A single window of Gemmatimonadaceae bacterium DNA harbors:
- a CDS encoding porin: MIALWLCILTSVADTTRTLARDTVPADTAVSVKVSGFVDGYVAWDTHRPRSLDRAFTTAAARHSEFNINLAYLDATLSGPRVRGRFAAQFGTSVQANYAAEPRVGNNSGPDVSRFIQEAYVGYQLHPTVWVDAGVFFAPFGAENWISRGNPVYTRSLIADNCPYYESGVRLTWQARPSLQLQGHVINGWQNISETNQSKAVAFRADWTPHARVTLTYDTFLGNEQPDSLPGRLRQFHEGIVKVTIDPRTSLAATFDYGRQPRSVGTGADAWRGYAVLLRRELSSRVGLGARVEGYSDPAQVIVNTGGPAGIRLTGGSANVDVRLHARAVWRTEWRQLSARDPVFPSGVSARVRTNAVGVSSLALTF, encoded by the coding sequence ATGATCGCCCTCTGGCTCTGCATTCTCACCAGTGTCGCCGACACCACCCGCACGCTGGCCCGCGACACGGTTCCGGCCGATACCGCCGTCTCGGTGAAGGTCAGCGGCTTTGTTGATGGCTACGTCGCGTGGGATACGCACCGGCCGCGTTCCCTCGACCGCGCCTTCACCACGGCGGCGGCGCGTCACAGCGAGTTCAACATCAACCTCGCCTACCTCGATGCCACGCTGAGCGGCCCGCGGGTACGCGGCCGATTCGCCGCCCAGTTCGGGACGTCGGTGCAGGCGAACTACGCCGCCGAACCGCGCGTCGGGAACAACAGTGGCCCCGACGTGAGCCGGTTCATCCAGGAAGCCTACGTGGGCTATCAGCTCCACCCCACCGTGTGGGTCGATGCCGGCGTCTTCTTCGCGCCCTTTGGGGCGGAGAACTGGATCAGCCGCGGCAATCCGGTCTACACGCGGTCGCTGATCGCCGACAACTGCCCCTACTACGAAAGCGGGGTGCGGCTGACCTGGCAGGCGCGCCCGTCACTGCAACTGCAGGGGCATGTCATCAACGGGTGGCAGAACATCAGCGAAACGAATCAGAGCAAGGCGGTCGCCTTCCGCGCCGATTGGACGCCCCACGCTCGCGTGACCCTCACCTACGACACCTTCCTGGGCAACGAACAGCCCGACTCGCTGCCCGGGCGGCTCCGGCAGTTTCACGAAGGGATCGTCAAGGTCACGATCGATCCCCGTACCTCGCTCGCGGCGACCTTCGACTATGGCCGGCAACCCCGCTCGGTGGGTACCGGCGCCGATGCCTGGCGCGGCTACGCCGTACTCCTCCGCCGAGAGCTGAGCAGCCGGGTCGGACTCGGTGCACGTGTCGAGGGGTACAGCGATCCAGCGCAGGTCATCGTGAACACCGGCGGCCCGGCCGGGATCCGCTTGACCGGTGGTTCCGCGAATGTCGATGTGCGGCTGCACGCACGCGCCGTCTGGCGGACGGAGTGGCGACAGCTCAGCGCCCGTGATCCCGTGTTTCCCAGTGGCGTGAGCGCGCGCGTGCGGACCAACGCCGTTGGCGTCAGCAGCCTGGCGCTGACCTTCTGA
- a CDS encoding universal stress protein encodes MSAPKPRPDLGHERELLALVPRPARGRLKVYVGSAAGVGKTFRMLQEGHDLRRRGVDVVIAAIETHGRRDTAAQLGDLEQVPLRAITYRGVTLHELDLEGVIARRPQVALVDELAHSNVPGVTNTKRWEDVLALLDAGVSVISAVNVQHVESLSRVVEQTLGVSVRETVPDWMLARADQVVSIDLPADELRQRLIDGKVYAPEKVPTALEHFFTEENLTTLRELALREVASSVDREREEIVRRETGRPAHATRAADRIMVAMASHPTKTAALLRKASRIAGRLNTDWYCVYVQTAAERADRINATRQRQLVDNIQLAERMGAEFVKLSGEDIAEALARFAREKGVSLLLVGQSRRRWWHRWRRGSVVDALTRNTFGLDVLVVTESLDTTGAGAREDAPT; translated from the coding sequence ATGTCGGCGCCGAAGCCCCGTCCTGACCTCGGGCACGAGCGTGAACTGCTCGCGCTCGTGCCGAGACCCGCCCGTGGGCGGCTCAAGGTGTATGTCGGGTCCGCGGCCGGCGTCGGGAAGACCTTCCGCATGCTGCAGGAGGGCCATGATCTGCGGCGCCGCGGCGTGGACGTGGTCATCGCCGCCATCGAAACGCACGGACGCCGCGACACGGCCGCGCAGCTGGGCGATCTGGAGCAGGTGCCACTGCGCGCCATCACCTATCGCGGCGTCACCTTGCACGAGCTCGATCTCGAAGGCGTGATCGCGCGACGCCCGCAGGTCGCCCTCGTGGATGAGCTGGCGCACTCGAACGTGCCCGGTGTCACGAACACCAAGCGATGGGAGGATGTCCTCGCCCTGCTCGACGCCGGCGTGAGTGTGATCAGCGCCGTGAACGTGCAGCACGTGGAGTCGCTGAGTCGCGTGGTCGAGCAGACACTCGGGGTGTCGGTGCGCGAGACCGTGCCCGACTGGATGCTCGCGCGCGCGGATCAGGTCGTGAGCATCGACCTGCCGGCCGACGAGTTGCGCCAGCGCCTCATCGACGGCAAGGTCTACGCCCCGGAAAAGGTCCCCACCGCCCTCGAACATTTCTTCACCGAAGAGAACCTCACGACGCTGCGCGAGCTGGCGCTGCGCGAAGTCGCCAGCTCGGTGGATCGCGAGCGTGAAGAGATCGTACGCCGGGAAACGGGACGTCCGGCCCACGCCACGCGCGCGGCCGACCGCATCATGGTGGCGATGGCCAGCCATCCCACCAAGACGGCGGCGCTCTTGCGCAAAGCCAGTCGCATCGCCGGGCGACTGAATACGGACTGGTACTGCGTCTACGTGCAGACCGCCGCCGAACGCGCGGACCGCATCAATGCCACACGCCAGCGCCAGCTGGTGGACAATATCCAGCTCGCCGAACGCATGGGGGCGGAGTTCGTGAAGCTGAGCGGCGAGGACATCGCCGAGGCACTCGCACGCTTTGCGCGCGAGAAAGGGGTCTCCCTGCTGCTGGTGGGGCAGAGCCGTCGCCGCTGGTGGCACCGATGGCGGCGCGGATCGGTGGTCGATGCACTGACCCGCAACACCTTCGGGCTCGACGTCCTCGTGGTGACGGAATCGCTGGACACCACCGGTGCGGGAGCGCGCGAGGATGCCCCGACATGA
- a CDS encoding TonB-dependent receptor, whose amino-acid sequence MSRFSLVALLGVLAPWSATRAQSTPATGVITGRVVTIATEAPIVGASVRVLSATRSPELATQTDSLGRFTVRGVPVGIVQLDVRRVGYEAVTRGDVVVSPGKPAEVTISLRPVDVRLATVTVRPTAFPTVPAAATPVSTQRYDAEEVRRQPGAQEDVLRAVSIAPGVGVTSAGRNDLIVRGGAPFENLFVVDNIEVPNINHFGSQGSTGGPISLINIRFVEEAALSAGGFGVRYGDRTSSATTIMLREGNRERLAGEVNVAATQVGAVLEGPLGSRGSFFANVRQSYLDLLFKAIGLSFVPQYTDATIKATWRPSSRDAFSVLTIGARGTITFNNETDTARVSNAQVLAPTQTQYFSGLTWKRRLDAGLLTTTLGRTFTRYESAQRDTLLNPVFESRSREGETSLRTDLTRTLGPTLALETGTVFKVARALRYDATLAGFVRRDAAGAPQALQVDTTFRAARNGTYAQLAWQVHPRLRLTGGARGDWYGFLQNAVRFAPRGSATWQLDATTTASLSAGRYWQAPSFIWLVGDAGNGQRLTPFRADQVVASLARLVTPELKVQLEAYGKRYGDYPVRRYRPQAVLSPSGFDDATTDIPFGLEPLASTGTGTAYGVELFAQKKLGATPWYGQASVSLNRTRFTALNGIPTRGAFDTPVLANAVVGWRPNARWELATRLRGSSGLPYTPFRTSGALAGTLDFSQYNTQRLGTFFAADVRIDRRLLIRGRQLIAFVDLQNVTNRQNDAPPSWNPRLRIVEREAGIGLLPSIGLNFEF is encoded by the coding sequence ATGTCCCGCTTTTCTCTTGTAGCCCTGCTGGGTGTGCTGGCGCCATGGTCGGCGACACGTGCCCAATCCACGCCCGCGACCGGTGTCATTACCGGCCGCGTCGTGACCATTGCCACCGAGGCGCCCATCGTGGGCGCGTCGGTGCGCGTGCTCTCCGCCACGCGGTCGCCGGAGCTTGCCACGCAGACCGACTCGCTCGGTCGCTTCACAGTGCGCGGCGTACCGGTCGGCATCGTACAGCTCGATGTGCGCCGTGTAGGCTACGAAGCCGTCACCCGTGGCGATGTGGTCGTCTCGCCGGGCAAACCCGCCGAAGTCACGATCAGTCTGCGTCCGGTGGATGTGCGCCTGGCGACGGTCACCGTGCGCCCCACGGCCTTCCCCACCGTGCCCGCGGCGGCGACACCGGTCTCCACCCAGCGGTATGACGCCGAGGAAGTGCGGCGCCAGCCGGGCGCCCAGGAAGACGTGTTGCGCGCGGTGTCGATCGCCCCGGGCGTTGGCGTCACCAGCGCCGGCCGCAATGATCTCATCGTGCGCGGCGGCGCGCCGTTCGAGAATCTGTTCGTGGTGGATAACATCGAGGTGCCGAACATCAATCACTTCGGCTCCCAGGGCTCCACCGGTGGGCCGATCTCGCTCATCAACATCCGCTTTGTCGAAGAGGCGGCGCTGTCGGCCGGCGGCTTTGGCGTGCGGTATGGCGATCGCACCTCGAGCGCGACCACGATTATGCTGCGTGAAGGCAATCGCGAGCGCCTCGCGGGCGAGGTGAACGTGGCCGCCACGCAGGTCGGCGCGGTGCTGGAAGGGCCACTCGGATCGCGCGGGTCGTTCTTCGCGAATGTCCGCCAGAGCTACCTCGACCTGCTCTTCAAGGCGATCGGGCTGAGCTTCGTGCCGCAGTACACCGATGCCACGATCAAGGCCACGTGGCGCCCCTCCTCGCGCGATGCGTTCAGCGTTCTCACCATCGGCGCCCGTGGGACCATCACCTTCAACAACGAGACCGACACCGCCCGCGTGAGCAACGCGCAGGTGCTGGCCCCCACGCAGACGCAGTACTTCAGCGGCCTCACCTGGAAGCGACGCCTCGACGCCGGCCTGCTGACCACCACCCTTGGTCGCACCTTCACCCGCTACGAGAGCGCGCAGCGTGACACGCTGCTCAATCCGGTGTTCGAAAGTCGCTCACGCGAAGGGGAGACCAGCCTGCGCACCGATCTGACGCGCACCCTCGGCCCCACGCTGGCGCTCGAAACCGGCACCGTGTTCAAGGTCGCGCGCGCGCTCCGCTACGATGCCACGCTCGCCGGGTTCGTCCGCCGAGACGCGGCGGGCGCCCCGCAAGCGCTGCAGGTCGATACCACGTTCCGCGCGGCGCGCAACGGCACGTATGCGCAGCTCGCGTGGCAGGTCCATCCCCGCCTGCGCCTGACGGGTGGCGCCCGTGGCGACTGGTACGGGTTTCTGCAGAACGCGGTGCGCTTCGCGCCCCGTGGGAGTGCCACGTGGCAGCTCGATGCCACGACGACCGCCAGTCTGTCCGCCGGTCGCTACTGGCAGGCTCCGAGCTTCATCTGGCTTGTGGGAGACGCCGGCAACGGACAGCGCCTCACGCCGTTCCGCGCCGATCAGGTGGTCGCCAGCCTCGCGCGTCTCGTGACGCCAGAGCTCAAGGTGCAGCTGGAAGCGTACGGCAAGCGCTACGGGGACTATCCGGTACGGCGCTATCGCCCGCAGGCCGTGCTCAGCCCCAGTGGCTTTGACGACGCCACGACCGACATTCCCTTCGGTCTCGAACCGCTTGCCTCGACGGGCACCGGCACGGCGTACGGCGTGGAGCTGTTCGCGCAGAAGAAGCTCGGCGCCACCCCGTGGTACGGCCAGGCGAGTGTGTCACTCAACCGCACGCGCTTCACCGCCCTCAACGGCATCCCCACGCGGGGGGCGTTCGACACGCCGGTGCTCGCGAACGCGGTCGTTGGTTGGCGCCCCAACGCACGCTGGGAGCTCGCCACGCGCCTGCGCGGCAGCAGCGGCCTACCTTACACGCCGTTCCGCACCAGCGGCGCGCTCGCGGGCACGCTCGACTTCTCGCAGTACAACACGCAGCGCCTCGGCACCTTCTTCGCCGCCGACGTCCGCATCGACCGCCGTCTCCTCATCCGCGGCCGTCAGCTCATTGCGTTCGTGGATCTGCAGAACGTCACCAACCGCCAGAACGACGCCCCACCGAGCTGGAACCCACGCCTGCGTATCGTGGAGCGCGAGGCCGGCATAGGGCTGCTGCCGTCGATCGGGCTCAACTTCGAGTTTTGA
- a CDS encoding carbon-nitrogen hydrolase family protein, producing MPTIRAAVVQDAPVAFDLAATLDKVRTLTAEAASQGAQIVVFPEAFVSAYPKGITFGAHVGSRTPDGREWYRRYWASSLDLASAECSVLADIARTHAIELVIGVIERDGGTLYCTVLFFAPDGTLRGKHRKLMPTAMERLVWGFGDGSTLPVFDTAVGKVGAVICWENYMPLLRTAMYGQQVQLYCAPTVDDRDVWHATMRHIAVEGRCFVLNACQYAVRGDYPADYVPMQGEAPDTVLIRGGSCIVSPFGEVLAGPVYGSHSLLMADLDLDEIARGKYDLDVVGHYARPDVFRLSVDVGAKPPVSYCEQGSLN from the coding sequence ATGCCCACCATTCGCGCTGCTGTTGTGCAGGATGCGCCGGTCGCCTTCGACCTGGCCGCCACGCTGGACAAGGTCCGCACGCTGACCGCCGAGGCGGCGTCGCAGGGCGCCCAGATTGTGGTCTTCCCCGAAGCCTTTGTCTCGGCGTATCCCAAAGGGATCACCTTCGGGGCGCACGTGGGGAGCCGTACGCCGGACGGGCGCGAGTGGTACCGCCGGTACTGGGCGAGCAGCCTCGATCTGGCGAGCGCCGAGTGCAGCGTGTTGGCCGATATCGCCCGGACACACGCGATCGAGCTGGTCATCGGTGTGATCGAACGCGATGGCGGCACGCTCTACTGCACGGTGCTCTTCTTTGCCCCCGACGGCACGCTGCGCGGCAAACACCGCAAGCTGATGCCGACCGCGATGGAGCGCCTCGTGTGGGGCTTCGGCGACGGCTCCACGCTGCCGGTGTTCGATACCGCCGTGGGCAAGGTGGGCGCGGTGATCTGCTGGGAGAACTACATGCCGCTGCTGCGCACGGCGATGTATGGCCAGCAGGTGCAGCTCTACTGCGCGCCCACGGTGGACGATCGCGATGTGTGGCATGCGACGATGCGCCATATCGCGGTGGAAGGGCGCTGCTTTGTGCTCAATGCGTGCCAGTATGCCGTGCGCGGCGACTATCCGGCCGACTATGTGCCGATGCAGGGCGAGGCGCCGGACACGGTCCTGATCCGCGGCGGCAGCTGCATCGTATCACCGTTCGGTGAGGTGCTGGCCGGGCCGGTGTATGGATCGCATTCGCTGCTGATGGCCGACCTCGATCTCGACGAGATCGCGCGTGGCAAGTATGACCTGGATGTCGTGGGGCACTACGCGCGGCCGGATGTGTTCCGGCTCTCGGTCGATGTCGGAGCGAAGCCGCCGGTGTCGTACTGTGAGCAGGGATCGCTGAACTGA
- a CDS encoding RNA polymerase sigma factor translates to MGEPQEGSALDDELARRREAALVARAAGGEMEAFDALITPLLPRAASLARRLMDHAEDAEDLVQDACLRALERIDQHDQQRAFAPWFFRILVNLGLNAQRVRKVRRTDELTDFEASDGATPDVEVEQRETRRRFSAAVAELPPRQRQIVMWHEVDGWTAPQIAEALSLSQATVRWHLHEARRTLRRALGVLRDSEPDAAREAGAT, encoded by the coding sequence TTGGGTGAGCCTCAGGAAGGGTCCGCCCTCGACGATGAGTTGGCCCGACGCCGGGAAGCGGCGCTCGTGGCTCGCGCGGCCGGAGGCGAGATGGAGGCGTTCGATGCCCTCATCACGCCGCTGCTGCCGCGTGCCGCCTCACTCGCTCGTCGCCTGATGGATCACGCGGAAGATGCCGAAGATCTCGTGCAGGATGCCTGTCTGCGCGCGCTCGAACGCATCGATCAGCACGATCAGCAGCGCGCGTTTGCACCGTGGTTCTTCCGGATTCTCGTGAACCTCGGGCTCAACGCGCAGCGGGTGCGGAAGGTGCGAAGGACCGACGAGCTCACGGACTTCGAGGCGTCGGACGGGGCCACCCCCGATGTGGAAGTGGAGCAGCGCGAAACACGGCGGCGGTTTTCCGCCGCCGTGGCCGAGCTGCCGCCCCGCCAGCGCCAGATCGTGATGTGGCATGAAGTGGATGGTTGGACCGCCCCGCAGATCGCCGAGGCCCTGTCGCTGTCACAGGCCACCGTGCGTTGGCATCTGCACGAAGCACGACGCACCCTGCGGCGCGCTTTGGGCGTGCTGCGGGATTCAGAACCGGACGCGGCCAGGGAGGCCGGCGCCACATGA
- the ggt gene encoding gamma-glutamyltransferase: MASLLHRLSITSALVGAVLPTLVGAQDRSQSRSMVQSTLGIVASESVLASQVGARILEMGGNAIDAAIATNAMMGLVAPMNDGIGGDLFAIVYEAKTGKLYGLNASGWAPKGLTADYLRAKGLTEMPGRGINTVTVPGAVKGWGALHDKFGKLPLSQVLAPVIQHAEQGFPVGEVVSVYWKDSEKILAEDALTAKTFLPNGRAPQVGEIFRNPELAWSYRQIAAQGAKAFYTGPIAQKLLASAKRYGGTMNAADLADYDVEWVEPISTTYRGWTVYELPPNGQGIAALEMLNIMESFPMSTLGHNSVASLHRMIEAKKLAYADMQRYDADPRFAKVPVEAMRSKSYAAARAKLIALDKATCTVPAGKPNGTDNGTTYLSVVDKEGNIISFIQSNYSTVGFGAGLIADGTGFVWHNRGGGFTLDATSPNVLEGRKRPLHTIIPAFMEKGDLKIAFGIMGGWNQAQAHAQFVSNIVDHGMNIQGALDAPRFSKETFPGCDVNFESRIPKAVRDSLTAMGHQIVMRGDFSSTRMGSGQAVQRNLATKLNAGASDPRKDGAAIAELPAAPRAGGAPARPAQRSRTGGGR; this comes from the coding sequence ATGGCCTCGCTGCTCCATCGCCTCTCGATCACCTCGGCGCTGGTAGGTGCCGTTCTGCCTACGCTGGTCGGTGCGCAGGACCGTTCGCAGTCGCGCTCGATGGTCCAGTCCACGCTGGGCATCGTGGCCAGCGAAAGCGTCCTCGCCTCGCAGGTTGGTGCCCGCATTCTCGAGATGGGCGGTAATGCGATTGACGCGGCCATCGCCACCAACGCCATGATGGGGCTCGTGGCCCCCATGAACGACGGTATCGGCGGCGATCTCTTCGCCATCGTGTACGAGGCCAAGACCGGCAAGCTGTACGGCCTCAACGCCTCCGGGTGGGCGCCGAAGGGGCTCACGGCCGACTATCTGCGCGCCAAGGGGCTCACCGAGATGCCGGGGCGCGGTATCAACACCGTGACCGTGCCCGGTGCCGTGAAGGGATGGGGCGCGTTGCACGACAAGTTCGGCAAGCTGCCGCTGTCGCAGGTGCTGGCGCCGGTCATTCAGCACGCCGAGCAGGGCTTCCCGGTGGGCGAAGTCGTGAGCGTCTACTGGAAGGACAGCGAGAAGATCCTCGCCGAGGATGCGCTGACCGCGAAGACGTTCCTCCCCAATGGTCGCGCGCCGCAGGTGGGCGAGATCTTCCGCAATCCCGAGCTGGCGTGGAGCTACCGGCAGATCGCGGCGCAGGGCGCCAAGGCGTTCTATACCGGGCCCATCGCGCAGAAGCTGCTCGCCAGCGCGAAGCGCTACGGCGGCACGATGAACGCGGCGGACCTGGCCGATTACGACGTGGAGTGGGTGGAGCCGATCAGCACGACGTATCGCGGCTGGACGGTGTACGAACTCCCGCCCAATGGGCAGGGGATCGCGGCACTCGAGATGCTCAACATCATGGAGTCGTTCCCCATGAGCACGCTCGGCCACAACTCGGTGGCGAGCCTGCATCGCATGATCGAGGCGAAGAAGCTCGCCTATGCCGACATGCAGCGATACGACGCCGATCCGCGCTTTGCCAAGGTGCCGGTGGAGGCGATGCGCTCCAAGTCGTACGCCGCGGCGCGCGCGAAGCTCATTGCGCTCGACAAGGCCACCTGCACGGTGCCCGCCGGGAAGCCGAACGGCACCGATAACGGCACGACGTATCTGAGCGTGGTGGACAAGGAGGGGAACATCATCTCCTTCATCCAGAGCAACTACAGCACGGTGGGCTTCGGCGCCGGTCTCATCGCCGATGGGACGGGCTTTGTGTGGCACAACCGTGGTGGCGGCTTCACGCTCGACGCCACGAGCCCGAACGTGCTCGAGGGGCGCAAGCGGCCGCTGCACACGATCATTCCGGCCTTCATGGAGAAGGGCGATCTCAAGATTGCCTTCGGCATCATGGGCGGCTGGAATCAGGCGCAGGCGCATGCCCAGTTCGTGTCGAACATCGTGGACCACGGCATGAACATTCAGGGCGCGCTCGACGCGCCGCGGTTCTCCAAGGAGACGTTCCCGGGGTGCGACGTGAACTTCGAATCGCGCATTCCCAAGGCGGTCCGGGACTCGCTGACCGCCATGGGGCACCAGATCGTCATGCGGGGGGACTTCTCGAGCACCCGGATGGGGTCGGGGCAGGCCGTCCAGCGGAACCTGGCCACGAAGCTCAATGCCGGGGCGTCCGACCCCCGGAAAGACGGGGCGGCGATCGCCGAGCTGCCGGCCGCGCCCCGGGCGGGTGGGGCACCGGCGCGTCCGGCCCAACGGTCCCGGACCGGGGGCGGTAGATGA
- a CDS encoding cytochrome P450: MSLDPRDPRFYRDPYGAYARILAECPVVFWEEIGCWCFFGDRDVNAILRDRRFGREVLHVASREELGWLEPPAHTRDFDAVDANSMLEREAPFHTRMRRLVSKAFVPRRVEALKPAIAALANELVDAFPSGPFDLIEAFAAPIPARMIARIMGVPESAVPQLVAWSHRMITMYGVARTHDTEVDANAAAADFAAFMRDTIAARRDTPADDMLTILIEAEALELMSEPEIVSTAILLLNAGHEASVHALGNAIRLLLERTTDPAQYLADDWSAGQLVEEALRYAPPLHLFKRYVLEDLEMGGVSFTKGDQVALIYGATGRDPKANANPDQFDPVRMRATHTSFGAGVHFCVGAPLARLELATALRVLFARCPQLRLVEPPVVKDSWHFHGLDQLIVEHTPSS, encoded by the coding sequence TTGTCCCTCGACCCCCGCGATCCGCGGTTCTACCGCGATCCGTACGGGGCGTATGCGCGCATCCTGGCCGAGTGCCCGGTGGTGTTCTGGGAGGAGATCGGCTGCTGGTGCTTCTTTGGCGATCGCGACGTCAACGCCATTCTCCGCGACCGGCGTTTTGGCCGGGAGGTGCTGCACGTCGCCTCGCGTGAAGAGCTGGGGTGGCTGGAGCCGCCCGCGCACACGCGCGACTTCGATGCCGTGGATGCCAACTCGATGCTCGAGCGCGAAGCGCCGTTCCATACCCGCATGCGCCGGCTCGTCAGCAAGGCCTTCGTGCCCCGCCGCGTGGAGGCGCTCAAGCCTGCGATCGCGGCGCTCGCCAATGAGCTCGTCGATGCGTTCCCGAGCGGCCCATTCGACCTCATCGAGGCGTTTGCGGCGCCCATTCCCGCGCGGATGATCGCACGCATCATGGGTGTCCCCGAGTCCGCCGTGCCGCAGCTGGTGGCGTGGTCGCATCGCATGATCACCATGTATGGCGTGGCGCGCACGCACGACACGGAAGTCGATGCGAACGCGGCCGCGGCCGATTTCGCGGCGTTCATGCGCGATACGATTGCGGCGCGCCGTGACACGCCGGCCGACGACATGCTCACCATCCTCATCGAGGCCGAGGCGCTTGAGCTGATGAGTGAGCCGGAGATCGTCTCCACCGCCATTCTACTGCTCAACGCGGGGCACGAAGCGTCGGTGCATGCGCTCGGCAACGCCATTCGGCTGTTGCTGGAGCGCACCACCGATCCGGCGCAGTATCTGGCCGACGACTGGAGCGCCGGCCAGCTGGTGGAGGAGGCGCTGCGATACGCGCCACCCCTGCACCTCTTCAAGCGCTACGTGCTGGAAGATCTCGAGATGGGCGGTGTGTCGTTTACGAAAGGGGACCAGGTCGCGCTGATCTATGGGGCTACGGGGCGCGATCCGAAGGCCAACGCCAACCCCGATCAGTTCGACCCGGTGCGCATGCGGGCGACGCATACGAGCTTTGGCGCCGGGGTGCATTTTTGCGTGGGGGCGCCCCTCGCGCGCCTCGAACTGGCGACGGCACTGCGCGTGCTCTTTGCGCGCTGCCCGCAGCTGCGGCTGGTCGAGCCGCCGGTGGTGAAGGACAGCTGGCACTTCCACGGCCTCGACCAGCTGATCGTCGAACACACCCCGTCTTCCTGA
- a CDS encoding NAD-dependent succinate-semialdehyde dehydrogenase, protein MAFPTDTTYIAGAWVAASDGATFAVHSPATGELLAHVPDCGVADTERAIAAAHAAWPAWRDQTANERAAVLRRWFTLIMTHRDALAQLMSRESGKVISESLGEVTYGANFVEWFAEEAKRMYGDVIPAHTRDRRLVVLRQSVGVSAAITPWNFPLAMITRKVAPALAAGCPVVIKPPAETPLTALALAQLAEEAGFPPGVYSTVTTTRASEVGQALCASPLVRKLSFTGSTAVGKLLMAQCAPTLTKLSLELGGNAPFLVFDDADLDAAVQGALLAKYRHNGQTCVCVNRLYVQDGVYDAFVERFTRAVEGLRTGDVLDPAVQVGPLISDRAVAKVEAFVADALGQGATVATGGRRLTGRYYAPTVLANATASMRVAQEEIFGPVAPVFRFTTEAEAIALANATTYGLAAYFYSRDVGRCWRVAEALEYGMVGINEGLISTELAPFGGVKESGMGREGSKYGLEAYTELKYLCYGGI, encoded by the coding sequence ATGGCATTTCCGACGGATACGACGTACATCGCCGGCGCCTGGGTTGCCGCGAGTGATGGGGCCACCTTTGCCGTGCACAGCCCGGCCACGGGTGAACTGCTGGCGCATGTTCCCGACTGCGGGGTCGCCGATACCGAACGCGCGATTGCGGCCGCCCACGCGGCGTGGCCGGCGTGGCGCGATCAGACCGCCAACGAGCGGGCCGCGGTACTCCGCCGCTGGTTCACGCTCATCATGACGCATCGCGACGCGCTCGCGCAGCTCATGTCGCGCGAGTCGGGCAAGGTGATCAGCGAGAGCCTCGGCGAAGTGACCTACGGCGCCAACTTCGTGGAGTGGTTCGCCGAAGAGGCGAAGCGCATGTACGGCGACGTGATTCCGGCGCACACGCGCGATCGCCGCTTGGTGGTGTTGCGGCAATCCGTGGGAGTGTCGGCGGCGATCACGCCGTGGAACTTCCCGCTGGCCATGATCACCCGCAAAGTGGCGCCGGCGCTGGCGGCCGGTTGCCCGGTCGTCATCAAGCCGCCCGCCGAAACGCCGCTCACCGCGCTCGCCCTGGCGCAGCTGGCCGAAGAGGCCGGGTTCCCGCCGGGAGTGTACAGCACGGTGACGACCACGCGCGCGAGTGAGGTGGGGCAGGCGCTCTGCGCGAGCCCGCTGGTGCGGAAGCTGTCGTTCACGGGCTCCACGGCGGTGGGGAAGCTGCTGATGGCGCAGTGCGCGCCGACGCTCACCAAGCTGTCGCTTGAACTGGGTGGCAACGCACCGTTTCTGGTGTTCGACGATGCGGACCTCGACGCGGCGGTGCAGGGGGCGCTGCTGGCGAAGTACCGGCACAACGGGCAGACGTGCGTGTGCGTGAATCGCCTCTACGTGCAGGACGGTGTGTACGACGCCTTCGTCGAGCGCTTTACGCGCGCGGTGGAGGGGCTGCGTACCGGCGATGTGCTGGATCCGGCGGTGCAGGTGGGACCGCTCATTTCGGACCGGGCGGTGGCCAAGGTGGAAGCGTTCGTGGCCGATGCCCTCGGCCAGGGGGCCACGGTCGCGACCGGCGGGCGCCGCCTGACGGGGCGCTACTATGCGCCCACCGTGCTCGCCAATGCGACGGCGTCGATGCGGGTGGCGCAGGAGGAGATCTTTGGCCCGGTGGCCCCCGTGTTTCGGTTTACGACCGAAGCCGAGGCGATCGCGCTCGCCAATGCCACGACGTACGGGCTTGCCGCATATTTCTACAGCCGGGATGTCGGTCGCTGCTGGCGGGTCGCCGAGGCGCTGGAATACGGCATGGTCGGGATCAACGAAGGGTTGATCTCCACTGAGCTGGCGCCCTTCGGGGGCGTCAAGGAGTCGGGGATGGGGCGCGAGGGGTCCAAGTACGGCCTCGAGGCCTATACCGAGCTCAAGTACCTCTGCTACGGCGGCATCTGA